The following nucleotide sequence is from uncultured Erythrobacter sp..
CCGCTACAAATACTCAGGCATGGCCGAACCCGAAGTGGTCGAGGAGCAATTCGCCGCGACCCACCCGATGAACCGCATCGGCGAACCGGAGGAAGTGGCCAAGGCGGTCGTCTTCCTCGCCAGCGATGATGCGAGTTTCACCACCGGCTGTGACTTCACAGTCGATGGCGGCGGATCGATCAGGAGCTAATATGAGCGAACAACCAGCAACCCGGATCGACGCGCACTTTATCGCTGCGGGCAAGTATCACGATATCGACTACCCGCGGCTCGAAATCCTGAAACTGCTTGCCGAGCATCCGCATATTCGCACCACCGTCGCGGCGGATTATTCGGGGCTGGAGCGGCTCGATGCATGCCGTTTCCTGATCACCTACACCTGCGACCTGATGCCGACCGAGGAGCAAGCTGCACAAGTGCGAGCCTGGGTCGAAGGCGGCGGCAAATGGCTCGCGCTGCACGGCACCAACTCGATCCTTGTCTTCACCGAAGAAGGTCTTGTCGATGCACCTGATGATCGGCCCGACGTGATGGAAATGCTGGGCACTCAATTCGTCGCACACCCACCGATTGGCCAGTTCAAGGTCGACGTGGTCAACACAGATCACGAACTCACACGCGGGATCGAGGATTTCGAGGTCGTCGACGAACTGTATCTCTCGAAGACCACCGCTGAAATTGACACGCTAATGCAGACCACGTTTGAGGGCGAAGCGACCGGCTTTGTCAAAGCGAACTGGGAAAAGACTGACGTGCCGATCCTCTACACCCGCGACATCGGCAAGGGGCGGATCGTCTACAACACGCTGGGCCATTGCCGGGGCCACTACGACCTGCCGGGAATGCAGGATTTCTACCCGCACAAGGAGATGTGCGCGTGGAATTACGACGTCTATTACGACATGCTCCGCCGTTCGATCGGCTGGGCGATGCGAGCGGAAGATTGAGCTAGGGACGCAGCCCATGGATATGAATTTCTCACCCGAAGACATCGCCTTTCGAGAAGAAGTGCGCGGGTTTCTGGCCGACAAACTGGCCGATCGTTTGCGCGATGGCGCACGGCGCACTCCAGGTGTGTTCGTCGAGCCTGATATCGGGATGGAATGGCACCGTATTCTGGCCGAAAAGGGCTGGGTTGCACCGCATTGGCCCAAGGAAGATGGCGGCACCGGATGGACGCCCACGCAGAAGTTCATCTTCGAAAAGGAATGCGCGCTCGCAGGCGCTCCCTCGATTTCGATCCTCGGATTGCGACTGGTCGGCCCGGTGATTTGCGAATTCGGCACGCCGGAACAGAAAGCGCGTTTCCTGCCTCGAATCCTGTCGGGCGACGATTACTGGTGTCAGGGATATTCAGAGCCGGGCAGCGGGTCCGATTTGGCTTCGCTCAAGACCTCGGCTCGATTGGATGGCGACGAATATGTCGTCAACGGATCGAAGATCTGGACCACCCACGCGCACCACGCCAATTGGATCTTCGCGCTCGTCCGTACCGACAGTTCGGGCAAGAAGCAGGCGGGGATCACTTTCCTGCTGCTGCCGATGGATCAGGACGGAATCGAAGTGACGCCGATCCACTCGATGTCGGGCGACCACGAGGTGAACCAAGTGTTCTTCTCGGACGCGCGCACGAGTGTCGAAAACCGCATCGGCGAAGATGGAGCGGGCTGGTCGATCGCCAAGTTCCTGCTTGAAAACGAGCGCGGCGGATCATGCTTTGCACCGCGACTGCTTCAGAGCATCGACAAACTTGCAGAGCTGGCGAAAACACAGCCTTCGGGCGTGAACGGAGCCATCGCGCACGATGCCCGTTTCCGCGATCGGCTTGCTCGCGTGCGGCTCGAAGCAGAAGCGTTGGAGTTCACCGAACTGCGCATCCTTGCTGAACTGGCCAAGGGTCGCGCGCCCGGTCCGCAAACATCTCTCGTCAAACTGCTTGGCGCGAATATCGGACAGGAGGTGGACACGTTGCGGCTCGAATTACTCGGCCCCGATGCACTGCAATTGCCGCTGGAGCGCCCGCTTTATGGCAACGAGGCACCGGAGCCGGTTGGCAGCGAACTCGCTCAGACCGCGATGGGCCGCTACCTCAACAACCGTGCCGCCACGATCTTTGGCGGGTCGGATGAAGTGCAGAAAAACATCATCGCAAAGACAGTTCTGGGGCTTTGATTTGCTCGTCATTGCGAGCGAAGCGAAGCAATCCATGGACCAATGCGAGCAGCAGAAACGGCAGGCCATGGATTGCCGCGCCGCTTTCAGCGGCTCGCAATGACGATTTGAGAGGAAACGACTGATGGACGTATCGAAGCTGATGTTCCGCGAAGGCCTGATGGCTGATGAGCGCATTCTGGTCACCGGCGGCGGCACCGGGCTGGGCCGCGAAATGGCGGAAGGTTTCCTCAAGCTGGGCGCGACCGTCTACATTTGCGGGCGGCGGCAGAACAAGCTGGATGAAACCGCTGCGGAATTGATGGAAGCGCATGGCGGCAAGGTTGTCGCGCATGCCTGCGACATCCGCGATGCCGATGCGATCCATGCGATGGTGGATAGCATTTGGGCCGATGGCGGCGCGCTGACCGGCGTGGTCAACAACGCGGCGGGCAACTTCATCAGCCGCACCGAAGACCTGTCGGTCAACGGTTTCAACGCCATCGCCGACATCGTGATGCGCGGAACATTTTACGTGACGCTCGATATCGGCAAGCGCCTGATCGAGGAGAAGAAGACTGCGAGCTTCCTTTCGATCCTGACCACCTGGGTGTGGTCAGGCAGCGCGTTCGTGGTGCCATCGGCTATGTCAAAGACAGCGATCCACGCCATGACCCAGAGCCTCGCGACCGAATGGGGCCGCTATGGCCTGCGCTTCAACGCAATCGCGCCGGGCCTCTTCCCGACCAAGGGCATGAGCGCCCGCCTTTCCCCCGGGGGGCAAGGCGGCAATTCCAAGAATGATCTCAACCCGATGGGCCGCGCGGGAGAGATGCACGAACTCGCGAACCTCGCGGTGTTCCTGATGGGCCAAGGCGCAGAATATGTGAACGGCCAGACCATCGCGATCGACGGCGCAGGCTATCAGGCGAATGGCGGCACGTTCTACCCGCAGCTGCACGCAATGGGCGACAATGAGTGGGACATGATGCGCCAGATGATCAAAGGCACCAACGCCAAGGACAAGGCGGACCGGGTGAAGGGATAAGGGCTGTTGCGCGGCTTGCTCGGGGACGGCTTCTACCGATCTCGAACCAAAACCAGTCCTTCGGATCACGACCCATTTGCGGTCGTATGTTTGTGCAGCTAGTTTCAAGCCTATGCAGGCAAGTTATCTTTGGGTTGGTATATTGATCTTGACCACAAGCTGTAACTCTGATGCCGACAAATGCGACCAAGCGAACCGAAATAATGCAGCAGTCTATGAGGATACGGTCGAAAATACCTTCTTGACGATCTACGTTGACCAAGAGGACGTTTTTTTGCTGGAAACTTCAGCGCCGTCCGATACGAGTGCCAACCCGGTTTCATCGTCTACCAAATATATAGATGGCGCACATTGGTTTTTGGGAATGGCTATCCCCACTGGCAAGGATCGAACCAGTTGGAGTGATGGCCAAAGCAAGTGCCGGATCATTTCAAAGAGAGATGCACTAACAAAATACACTTGCTTCGACGGCGACGGCATCAAAACAACGTATGATCTCGAAGAGGGTCGAGGACTGATATCTGCGCAAGTTTTCGACGCGGATGATCAACTGATCTCTGATACGCAGCTGCGCTCGAACGTTGGCGTCTTTTTTGGGGAATGCTGATTGTCAATCAAGCATCACGATGCTGCCAATTTGGCGTGAACTCTCGAGAGCAATTGCCTGGGAGTGCTCTATGTAGTTTTTGGGGTACTCTAGGTGGTGGCCACGCTACATGGTGCTCTTGAGAAGCGGCGATATGGAAGCTCACGACATCGGTAGTCCGTGAACTGGATGTCCAGAGGAAGACGTCCATCTCTTAGAAGAAGAGATTGTCCGCCCCCACCCAATAGCGGGCATGCACGCTCCGATTTCTGTGGTTTGAAAAATGTCGCGACGGGACGCCGCTACCTCGCGGCCTCATCCGCGAGCCGTTGGGCGGTTTTGTAGTCCGGCTTGCCATTGTTGAGCCGTAGCGAGCCGTTGGTGAACACATACAGACGCGGGATCTTGTACCCAGCCAGTTCCTCGCGGGCATGGCCGTCGAGCGCTTCTTCCAATGCGTCCGGCGCGCAGCCCTTGGGCTCGACCACTGCGACGACCTTTCTTCCGAAACGCTCGTCGGGCAGGCTGACGACGCGCGCATCGTTAACAGCTGGGTGCTCCAGCAACACCGCCTCGACTTCCTCGGGGAAGACTTTCTCGCCGCCGGTGTTGATGCACATGTTGTCGCGGCCGATGAACTCCATCGAGCCATCCGCACCCCAGCGGGCGCGGTCGCCTGTCATCAGCCAGCGCTTGCCGCCGATCACGGGAAAGGTTTGCGCATTCTTCTCGGTTTCGCCGAGATAGCCGAGCGGAAGGGGCCCCGTGCGCGCAACGATGCCGACGCCGTCCTCACCCGGTGCGATCTCTTTGAGGTTTTCGTCGAACAGCTTTGTCTCGCGGCCCGGCAGGGGCTGGAATCTGCCGCCGCCGGTCGAACCAGCGGCGGTGGTAATGACGATCCCGGTACCAGAGCTTTCGCTCGATCCGAGCGCATCGATGATGACCAGCGTTTTGTGATGCGCGATCAGACGCTGCTTGAACCCTTCGGAGAACACCGCGCCCGACGACGTGATCGTGCGCAGGCTGGCGAGCAGATCTTCGCCATCGCCGCGCGCATCCAGCCGGTCAGCCAGTGGCAGCGCGAAGGCGTCGCCCACAATGAAGATGCCGCGCGCTTGCAGACGCTTGACTTCGTCGAGCGCAAGATCGGCGTCGAACTTCTCCGCCGGGAGCAGCGCCAAAGTGCCGCCTTTCAGCAGGTGGATCACCCCGGTGAATTGCCCTGCCCCATGCATCAGCGGGCTGAGCAGCAGGAGCGGTGAGGCGCTGCCCGGATGGTCGGGGCTGATTGTGGCCGCGCGTTCGACCTGTTTCTTGAGCGACTCCGCGATGAAGGGTGGCTCGCCCATGCCGGTCTGCCACACCGAGATGCTGAACGCCTGCCACGCCTCTACCATCGGCCACATCACCGCTTTGGGCATACCGGTGGTCCCGCCGGTCGCGGTCAGGAAAAGAGCTTGCGGATCGTCATGAACTGCGAAATCTGCAGGCAACGCAGTTGACCGCAATGCTGCCCAATCCTCGTCCCCGACATCGACAGTTAGCGCGCCGTCCGGCATCGCGGCCGCGCCCGACTCGGCAAAGTCGCTCTCGGTGAACAGAGCCTTCAATTCGAAACGCTCGAATATGTCGGCCAGTTCGCGTGCCTTGTAATGGTAGTTCACATTGACCGGCGTGACGCCTGCCTTGATGCAGCCGAAATAGGCGAGAATGTAGTCGGGACTGTTGCGAAGCATCTGCCCGGCAACATCGCCCGGCTTGAGCCCGCGAGCCCGCAATCCTGCAGCGATAGCATCGGTTTCGGCGTCGAGTTCGCTCCAACTTACTACCCTCTCGCCATGGATCAGCGCCGGACGATCCGGCTCAATCGAGTTCGCCAACGCTTTCAAAGCGACACCGAAATTCTCACCTTGCCATACCATCGCCTGAATCTCCTTTAGAGTGCGCTTGGCGTAGCCAGCACAAACCCTCAATGCCCCTGCGTAAAGTATGAGGCGAATCAGAAGAAATAGGGTAGGCTGGCGCGGACGGGAAGTTGAGGAGGAGAGGAGCCAGATTATGGCCACGAACGTAGTCGAACTGCGCACGCCGCAGGGCCGCGAAAAACTCGAGCAATTGCTTGAGCAGGTCACCATCACCTGTCCTGAGGACATTCACGATGCAGCCGTTGCGCTTGCCCGAATGGCGCAAGAACGCGGGATGCAGATCGCGGTGTGCGATGACATTTCATCCAAGGAACCGATGGTCGATGCCGACGGTACGATCCTGAATGCGGATATCTTCCGCTGGCTGGATGACGGATCACGCTGGTGGGAAGATCATCGCCTCGCCTTGCATTCGCCTCTACCGCGCGC
It contains:
- a CDS encoding ThuA domain-containing protein; this translates as MSEQPATRIDAHFIAAGKYHDIDYPRLEILKLLAEHPHIRTTVAADYSGLERLDACRFLITYTCDLMPTEEQAAQVRAWVEGGGKWLALHGTNSILVFTEEGLVDAPDDRPDVMEMLGTQFVAHPPIGQFKVDVVNTDHELTRGIEDFEVVDELYLSKTTAEIDTLMQTTFEGEATGFVKANWEKTDVPILYTRDIGKGRIVYNTLGHCRGHYDLPGMQDFYPHKEMCAWNYDVYYDMLRRSIGWAMRAED
- a CDS encoding acyl-CoA dehydrogenase family protein; translation: MDMNFSPEDIAFREEVRGFLADKLADRLRDGARRTPGVFVEPDIGMEWHRILAEKGWVAPHWPKEDGGTGWTPTQKFIFEKECALAGAPSISILGLRLVGPVICEFGTPEQKARFLPRILSGDDYWCQGYSEPGSGSDLASLKTSARLDGDEYVVNGSKIWTTHAHHANWIFALVRTDSSGKKQAGITFLLLPMDQDGIEVTPIHSMSGDHEVNQVFFSDARTSVENRIGEDGAGWSIAKFLLENERGGSCFAPRLLQSIDKLAELAKTQPSGVNGAIAHDARFRDRLARVRLEAEALEFTELRILAELAKGRAPGPQTSLVKLLGANIGQEVDTLRLELLGPDALQLPLERPLYGNEAPEPVGSELAQTAMGRYLNNRAATIFGGSDEVQKNIIAKTVLGL
- a CDS encoding SDR family oxidoreductase, whose product is MDVSKLMFREGLMADERILVTGGGTGLGREMAEGFLKLGATVYICGRRQNKLDETAAELMEAHGGKVVAHACDIRDADAIHAMVDSIWADGGALTGVVNNAAGNFISRTEDLSVNGFNAIADIVMRGTFYVTLDIGKRLIEEKKTASFLSILTTWVWSGSAFVVPSAMSKTAIHAMTQSLATEWGRYGLRFNAIAPGLFPTKGMSARLSPGGQGGNSKNDLNPMGRAGEMHELANLAVFLMGQGAEYVNGQTIAIDGAGYQANGGTFYPQLHAMGDNEWDMMRQMIKGTNAKDKADRVKG
- a CDS encoding AMP-binding protein, translated to MVWQGENFGVALKALANSIEPDRPALIHGERVVSWSELDAETDAIAAGLRARGLKPGDVAGQMLRNSPDYILAYFGCIKAGVTPVNVNYHYKARELADIFERFELKALFTESDFAESGAAAMPDGALTVDVGDEDWAALRSTALPADFAVHDDPQALFLTATGGTTGMPKAVMWPMVEAWQAFSISVWQTGMGEPPFIAESLKKQVERAATISPDHPGSASPLLLLSPLMHGAGQFTGVIHLLKGGTLALLPAEKFDADLALDEVKRLQARGIFIVGDAFALPLADRLDARGDGEDLLASLRTITSSGAVFSEGFKQRLIAHHKTLVIIDALGSSESSGTGIVITTAAGSTGGGRFQPLPGRETKLFDENLKEIAPGEDGVGIVARTGPLPLGYLGETEKNAQTFPVIGGKRWLMTGDRARWGADGSMEFIGRDNMCINTGGEKVFPEEVEAVLLEHPAVNDARVVSLPDERFGRKVVAVVEPKGCAPDALEEALDGHAREELAGYKIPRLYVFTNGSLRLNNGKPDYKTAQRLADEAAR